A genomic window from Eleginops maclovinus isolate JMC-PN-2008 ecotype Puerto Natales chromosome 9, JC_Emac_rtc_rv5, whole genome shotgun sequence includes:
- the si:ch211-212d10.1 gene encoding transmembrane protease serine 9 encodes MFYRCDLLILILALTLGGQVRTGKIIGGHEAAAHSRPYMVLLERYMKDGSTKYCSGFLLNEDFVMTAAHCLARSYQVLLGAHNIQHKDEILRINVDQTFPHKDYNATNFRNDIMLLKLSSKAKLSKHVGPISLASQSDGSLPKSCSVSGWGRKDKNINYMSFVLMEVNVTLSDNELCAKDNLYCSEGEIGPVEGDSGGPLVCEDEKAYGVVSYIFKPSSGAQQIDCYAKISDYSRWIYLTVTNACVPLLTEAQLISDLTMFLRYELLALILALALFGQVHAGEIIGGQVAKAQSRPYMVLLKQHKHDGEQGHCGGILLNADFVMTAAHCQASSYEVFLGLSNMSNKSEVQNTTVEKSYPHDEYNANDNTNDIMILKMSSRAIFSKSVRPIALACQGDDFLPKSCSISGWGETAENEKYISRVLMEANVTLINDEWCNKNHLYCSKGKPRPAGGDSGGPLVCEDEKAYGLVSMGFQYDHAKSPYVYAYTKISDYTNWIESIVGC; translated from the exons ATGTTTTACCGCTGTGACCTGCTGATTCTGATACTTGCACTGACTCTTGGTGGTCAAG TTCGTACAGGGAAGATCATCGGCGGTCATGAAGCTGCTGCACATAGCAGGCCATACATGGTGCTGTTGGAGAGGTACATGAAGGATGGTAGCACCAAATACTGCAGTGGCTTCCTTCTGAACGAGGATTTTGTGATGACTGCAGCCCACTGCCTAGCCCG gtCTTACCAGGTGTTGCTCGGAGCTCACAATATACAACATAAAGATGAAATACTGCGCATAAATGTGGATCAAACATTTCCTCACAAAGACTACAATGCAACTAATTTCCGAAACGATATAATGCTTCTtaag TTGAGCTCCAAGGCAAAGTTGAGCAAACATGTGGGACCCATTTCTCTTGCAAGCCAAAGTGATGGCTCACTGCCAAAGTCATGTTCTGTCTCTGGCTGGGGGAGGAAAGACAAGAACATCAATTATATGTCTTTCGTACTCATGGAAGTCAATGTTACACTTAGTGACAATGAGCTGTGTGCTAAGGACAACTTGTACTGCTCCGAGGGAGAGATTGGACCTGTCGAG GGAGACTCTGGTGGTCCGCTGGTGTGCGAAGATGAGAAGGCATACGGGGTGGTGTCCTACATATTCAAACCATCTTCAGGTGCCCAACAAATCGATTGTTACGCCAAGATTTCTGACTACAGCAGGTGGATCTACTTGACTGTGACTAATGCCTG TGTGCCACTCCTTACAGAAGCTCAGCTAATCTCTGACCTCACCATGTTTCTCCGCTATGAACTGCTGGCACTGATACTCGCGCTGGCTCTCTTTGGTCAAg TTCATGCAGGAGAAATCATTGGCGGTCAAGTGGCTAAAGCACAAAGCAGGCCATACATGGTTCTTTTGAAGCAGCACAAGCATGATGGTGAACAAGGACACTGCGGTGGCATACTTCTGAATGCGGATTTTGTGATGACTGCAGCCCACTGCCAAGCCAG TTCTTACGAAGTCTTTCTAGGATTGTCCAATATGTCGAACAAAAGTGAAGTACAGAACACAACTGTAGAGAAGTCCTATCCACATGATGAATACAATGCAAATGATAACACTAATGACATAATGATTTTGAAG ATGAGCTCCCGGGCCATTTTCAGCAAAAGTGTGAGACCCATTGCTCTTGCATGCCAAGGTGATGACTTTCTGCCAAAATCATGTTCAATCTCCGGCTGGGGAGAAACAGCTGAAAACGAAAAGTACATTTCTCGTGTACTAATGGAGGCTAATGTAACCCTAATCAACGATGAGTGGTGTAATAAGAACCATTTGTACTGCTCTAAGGGAAAGCCACGTCCGGCTGGG GGAGACTCTGGTGGTCCGCTGGTCTGCGAAGATGAAAAGGCATACGGGCTGGTGTCAATGGGCTTCCAATACGACCATGCAAAAAGCCCATATGTGTACGCTTATACTAAGATTTCTGACTACACCAACTGGATCGAATCGATTGTTGGTTGCTAG